The Chrysiogenia bacterium genome has a window encoding:
- the rplC gene encoding 50S ribosomal protein L3, with product MSKLQTSVIFGKKLGMTTLFDENGQRVNVTVLEAGPCTVVAKRTKEANGYEAIQVGFGEIASYKKNQPELGHFKKAGVEPTRHLREIRLNEGEVDGYELGQAIKADLFAAGDRVDISGTSKGKGFQGVMKRYNFGGFRATHGTAEYFRHGGGISACEFPGKVWKNKKMPGQMGNKKVTTQNLTVFQVRPEENLILVRGAVPGPINGMVRLQKSRKQAIREAAKQAA from the coding sequence ATGAGCAAGCTTCAGACATCGGTGATTTTCGGCAAGAAACTCGGCATGACCACCCTCTTTGATGAGAATGGCCAGCGCGTGAACGTAACCGTTCTCGAGGCGGGTCCCTGCACGGTCGTGGCCAAGCGCACCAAGGAAGCCAATGGCTATGAAGCCATCCAGGTCGGCTTCGGTGAGATTGCTTCCTATAAGAAGAACCAGCCCGAGCTCGGCCACTTCAAAAAGGCCGGCGTCGAGCCCACCCGCCACCTGCGCGAGATTCGTCTCAACGAAGGCGAAGTCGACGGCTACGAGCTGGGCCAGGCCATCAAGGCCGACCTGTTCGCCGCCGGTGACCGCGTCGACATCTCCGGCACCAGCAAGGGCAAGGGCTTCCAGGGCGTGATGAAGCGCTACAACTTCGGCGGCTTCCGCGCCACGCACGGCACGGCCGAGTATTTCCGTCACGGCGGCGGCATCAGCGCCTGTGAGTTCCCCGGCAAGGTCTGGAAGAACAAGAAGATGCCCGGCCAGATGGGCAACAAGAAAGTGACGACCCAGAACCTCACCGTCTTCCAGGTCCGTCCCGAAGAAAACCTTATTCTCGTTCGCGGCGCCGTTCCCGGCCCGATCAACGGAATGGTTCGCCTCCAGAAGAGCCGCAAGCAGGCGATTCGCGAAGCTGCCAAGCAGGCTGCCTGA